A single Cottoperca gobio chromosome 7, fCotGob3.1, whole genome shotgun sequence DNA region contains:
- the LOC115011248 gene encoding LOW QUALITY PROTEIN: ataxin-1-like (The sequence of the model RefSeq protein was modified relative to this genomic sequence to represent the inferred CDS: inserted 1 base in 1 codon): protein MNPSPDRGKECLPPKKRESRQGSAELHIPLDEFKLPVPLRSRSSAGGGEGGREASDRDRALINPNPHLLHTPPPLPAPSPGLPLPLPWHLSYSPSVSLPLFPGQVGERRGSGSPAWRDDPLSSPLPQHSRWLRGEGPLSLPPSPSSSSTXSFKTPFPADSREIWSYINSGRRDNSPSLFSPSYLFGHHPLYPQDPSFVETRHRYLGKRPNGLDGPGSRTASSSRPLLTVEYGNDCRTRLDISPHSSHTNGGRRQQEDLTSRVHSGGPYLSDSQAQEAPETHSSLQDRHSHGIVKTSLLSSSSHPLGPVPRAGRGGLLDPLGVTPAEAHIYYSLGSVCHPNPQVQAYPVYSPSGTTLYNLHREPGPRQHNLRNSPHSPLGLPNSHDRSQRDRDRDQERDREKLLQRDRERGKDKEKHLQHNKDQERDSERERRRDRDRGRELSPSNLHTSPPAHHQSPPALLPHFTKGSLIELASGRLKQVEELRTEDFLRSADTSPEFHLSTCTVLLISPSSAHGFSHLQVHLTDRNTQELLKVLVEYPFFVQNRGWSSCCPQRTTQLYGLPCRQLMEGDVCLALTPTPTQTHRTHTRISSRSHRTQLPTRASGEPRSSHREEMPPPPPPPPLPHHPPPTAPAPPRALAVELPAQEQPRPRKRRWSAPDTLPSTGTDESVLDLPHGSKLMKWQ, encoded by the exons ATGAATCCCAGCCCCGACCGCGGCAAAGAGTGCCTCCCTCCCAAGAAGAGGGAGTCTCGGCAAGGATCGGCAGAACTCCACATCCCTCTGGACGAGTTTAAACTCCCTGTGCCGCTCAGGAGTCGGTCCAGCgcagggggaggggagggaggcagggaggccAGTGACAGGGACCGAGCTCTGATTAACCCAAACCCCCATCTTTTACATACTCCTCCACCCCTTCCTGCTCCATCACCAGGCCTCCCCCTGCCCCTACCATGGCACCTGAGCtattctccctctgtctctctcccccttttccCAGGGCAGgttggagagaggaggggcTCAGGGTCTCCGGCTTGGAGAGATGAtcctctctcctcacccctGCCCCAGCACTCCAGGTGGCTTAGAGGGGAAGGCCCCCTCTCCTTGCCACCTAGCccatcttcttcctcca tCTCCTTCAAGACTCCCTTCCCAGCCGATTCTAGAGAGATATGGTCTTACATTAACAGTGGCCGGCGGGACAACAGTCCCTCCCTTTTCTCCCCGTCATACTTGTTTGGCCACCACCCTCTCTACCCTCAAGATCCAAGCTTTGTTGAAACCAGACACAGATACCTGGGCAAGAGGCCCAACGGCCTGGACGGGCCAGGCAGCAGGACTGCCTCATCCTCCAGGCCTCTGCTCACAGTAGAATATGGAAACGATTGCAGAACCAGGCTGGACATCAGTCCACACAGCTCCCATACCAACGGTGGACGGAGACAGCAGGAGGATCTAACATCTCGTGTCCATTCTGGAGGGCCATATTTGTCAGACTCTCAAGCTCAGGAGGCCCCTGAGACACATTCCTCACTGCAGGACAGACATTCACATGGGATAGTTAAGACCAGCTTACTCTCCTCCAGTTCTCATCCCCTGGGACCAGTCCCCAGGGCAGGTAGAGGGGGACTATTGGACCCCCTAGGGGTCACACCAGCTGAAGCCCATATCTACTACTCCTTAGGATCGGTGTGCCACCCGAATCCACAGGTCCAGGCCTACCCGGTCTACAGCCCCTCAGGAACAACTCTGTACAACCTGCACAGGGAGCCAGGACCCAGGCAGCACAATCTAAGGAACTCACCACACTCACCCTTGGGTCTGCCTAACAGCCATGACAGGTCGCAAAGAGACCGGGACAGAGAccaagaaagagacagagaaaaactCCTACAAAGGGACAGGGAGCGaggtaaagacaaagaaaagcacctACAACATAACAAAGACCAAGAAAGAGACAGTGAGCGTGAGAGACGACGGgatagagacagagggagagagttaTCTCCTTCTAATCTTCACACCTCACCCCCAGCCCATCACCAATCTCCCCCTGCGCTCCTACCTCACTTCACCAAGGGTTCTCTGATTGAGTTGGCCAGCGGGCGGTTGAAGCAGGTGGAGGAGCTGCGGACCGAGGACTTCTTAAGGAGCGCAGATACCTCGCCAGAGTTCCACCTCAGCACCTGCACTGTGCTGCTGATTTCCCCCAGCAGTGCACACGGATTCAGCCACCTGCAGGTCCACCTCACAGACCGCAACACTCAG GAGTTACTGAAGGTCTTGGTGGAGTATCCGTTCTTTGTGCAGAACCGAGGCTGGTCTTCTTGCTGCCCCCAGAGAACCACACAGCTGTATGGTCTGCCCTGCCGCCAGCTCATGGAGGGGGATGTCTGCCTGGCTCTCACCCCCACACCTACCCAAACCCACCGGACACACACGCGTATCAGCTCCAGGTCCCATCGCACGCAACTCCCCACCAGGGCTTCAGGAGAACCCAGAAGCTCGCACAGGGAGGAGAtgccacctccacctcctcctccccctcttcctcaccACCCACCCCCTACGGCGCCGGCCCCGCCACGGGCTCTGGCTGTAGAGCTTCCCGCTCAGGAGCAGCCCCGTCCGCGCAAACGCCGCTGGTCTGCCCCGGATACCCTTCCCTCAACCGGAACTGATGAAAGCGTCCTGGATTTACCTCATGGTTCAAAGCTAATGAAGTGGCAGTAG